DNA from Chelonia mydas isolate rCheMyd1 chromosome 3, rCheMyd1.pri.v2, whole genome shotgun sequence:
caggaaggccaaatcacacctggagttgaaGCTAGCAAGaggtgttaagagtaacaagaagggtttcttcttgttagcaacaagaagaaagtcaaggaaagtgtgggccccttactgaatgagggaggcaacctagtgacagaggatgtagaaaaagctaatgtactcaatgctttttttgcctctgtcttcacgaacaaggtcagcacccagactactgcactgggcagcacagtatggggagaaggtgaccagccctctgtggagaaagaagtggttcgggactatttagaaaagctggacaagcacaagtccatggggccggatgcattgcatccgagagtgctaaaggagttggcggatgtgattgcagagccactggccattatctttgaaaactcatggcgatcaggggagatcccagatgactggaaaaaggctaatgtagtgcccatctttaaaaaagggaagaaggaggatcctgggaactacaggccaatcagcctcacctcagaccctggaaaaatcatggagcaggtcctcaaggaatcaattctgaagcacttagaggagaggaaagtgatcaggaacagtcagcatggattcaccaagagcaagtcatgcctgactaatctaattgccttctatgacgagataactggctctgtggatgaagggaaagcagtggacgtgtcgttccttgactttagcaaagcttttgacacggtctcccacagtattcttgccagcaagttaaagaagtatgggctggatgaatggactataaggtggatagaaagctggctagattgtcgggctcaacgggtagtgatcaatggctccatgtctagttggcagccgctatcaagtggagtgccccaggggtcggtcctggggccggttttgttcaatatcttcataaatgatctggaggatggtgtggattgcaccctcagcaagtttgcagatgacactaaactgggaggagtggtagatacgctggagggtagggataggatacagagggacctagacaaattggaggattgggccaaaagaaatctgatgaggttcaacaaggacaagtgcagagtcctgcacttaggacggaagaatccaatgtaccgctacagactagggaccgaatggctcggcagcagttctgcagaaaaggacctaggggttacagtggacgagaagttggatatgagtcaacagtgtgcccttgttgccaagaaggccaatggcattttgggatgtataagtaggggcactgccagcagatcgagggacgtgatcgttcccctctattcgacattggtgaggcctcatctggagtactgtgtccagttttgggccccacactacaagaaggatgtggaaaaattggaaagagtccagcggagggcaataaaaatgattaggggactggaacacatgagttatgaggagaggctgagggagctgggattgtttagtcttcagaagagaagaatgaggggggatttgatagctgctttcaactacctgaaagggggttccaaagaggatggctctagactgttctcagtggtagttgatgacagaacaaggagtaatggtctcaagttgcagtgggggagatttaggttggatattaggaaaaacgttttcactagaagggtggtgaaacactggaatgcattacctagggaggtggtggaatctccttccttagatatttttaaggtcaggcttgacaaagccctggctgggatgatttagtctgggatcggtcctgctttgagcagggggttggactagatgacctcctgaggtcccttccaaccccgatattctatgattctatgacaacacagttcctgtttctctgctccctagcccccccagcccagatacttGCACTACCTCCTCCCCTAGAGCCCAGCCACAGcctgctcccctctcccacaaCAGCCCAGACACTCGCACCCTCTAAGCCCCAGAGCCTAGTTGCAGGGTGCCCCCCCAGGACACACGCTCAGATGTACCCCCTactctcccagagcccagggacctagagggagaaacagcctgatccTGGGCTTTTGTGGCATTTCCTGCATGCCGCCTCCTTCCTTTAGCGCATGCAGAAAACTGtagctgcccagccccctccagctTGCTTCAGTATTGAGCAATAACCCTCCCCCGGCTCCCGGTTGTGGGGTTTTTAACTTATTTCACTGCTCATAAgcacaccggggggggggggggcgctactGCCAGCAGGGCTCCCCCCCATTCCTGCTAAAAGCCCAGGGGATGAGGAAGCACCAGCACTAGAGGGGTTAAGCCCCCCCGCAGTGCTTTCAGAGTTGTACATAGGGTGCCCATGGGGCAGCAGCACATGCCTACCTGGCACATAGGGTGTTTTCTTACCCAGAGACACTTGGGGGGCAAAAAGTTGCTCCTCCTCCATGGTTTTGtgcagattatttttgttttcggagaaagaaaaatatttgttgggATGTGGCAAAACCTGTATATAAAAACTTCCTTttcacaaaaaaccccaaacaaaccaaaaaaccctccagctttgtccccttctcccccccaccgcaatcttctatttgtgagctggcCTCTGCTGGATGCAGCGacccctagtggtggccagcagctcaGCAGCCCACTTCCGTGCAGGGccaaaaaaaggaaattctgtgcagaacattaatttctgcacatacactgcattgtgcagtggtgcagcaTTCCCCCAGGAGATATGGAGAGTTAGCAAACCCATTTTCAAAACAGGTTTAAGCTTTCTTTTAGCACAGGCCAGATTTTAGGTACAGCTGGGTAAGTATTGTAACAGCTACTAACTACAAGTTGTCTCCAAAAGTAAACCTAGAGACTAAGAAAAGTCTTCAAGAAATCCCCCTACCAAACCAGAACACTGGCACCGTGCTAAGAATCTAGTCACTAGTTACCCCATTAGCATGCtttcaataaaatttaaaaatgataatTTAAATGAATCATATATACTTTTACATGCGTCATAAATGACATGCACATGGTGATGAACTGTAATTAACAGAAGCAGTAGCTACAGTGGGTTTTTTCCATTTGCCTCAATGATGATTTGTAGACTAATCCTTTATAATATGTAGTTTATAGTTAACACTTGATTTAAAATCACTGAATATTTCAATTTGTGAAGCAACACACAATGCATATAGAAAACTCTCTCTTGGAAGCCCATTTTATTTCTTACTTGCACTGCCTGCAGCCTCCAATTCTTCATGTTTCTCCAAGTCCTTTTGTGTATCTGCATCTGTTTGACTGTCACCAGGAGTTTCCATTTCCTCAGGTTCTATTACAATTTCATACTCTGGAAAAAGGAACTTGTGATCTGGAATTGCAGTGTCCAATTGAGCTGCAACACACAAGAGAACTACTGTTTTTATCATTTCACAGCTTTATGCTATATTTCACGTTCTCTCCTGCTTAAAACTGCACGGTCAAGGTTGGCAAGGCAAATATGATTATTTATATAGTGTTAGTGCCTTGAGGCTCCAATCAGGATTGAGGCCCCACAGTGCTAAGCACTGCACAAATGAGTAAAACAAGAACAGTCCCCCCAGTGAAATAAATCACTGTTCAGGAGTAATGACAAGATACAACAGGTAGATGAAGAGACAAATTGGGGGTATGATGGACTGGAACACAAAATATAGAGTCAACACAGACATGTTTGCCTAAGTAAGTAGTCTTAGTGGTCAAAGTATGAAAACATTCTTTCACTTTACAGTGACTGGTTCtagtagtttattttttaaaatatcagttatCTGGGCTAAGAAAGTGGAAgtagatttattaaaaaacagaTAGCACATTGCAGAGATCTGTAAAATTAAAAGCCTTCCTTTTGACTGGTGTACTCACATGATGCAAGCACACAACACCTAATACTTCTCCAGTAAATGCCTATTTGTTGTGAGTAGGACACAGGAAAAAATGCAGGCATGCCACTGTGTGCACCAGAGCCCACATAACTAAGAGGACCACAGTAAATGATGAGAAGACGAAAgaacattttcaataaaaatgataTGAAATATATAGGAAATCTACTCTCTGCAGCATTCAGTTCTTGTGTCACTTTAACTACCCGCAAACAAGAACTTACGAGAAAAGCATACAAGTAGGGGAAGAGTACAAAAGAAAATGTACCAAGTGCACCAATACCTGCTAGCACATTTTCTGTCTACTAACTTTGACTGTATCCCTTTAAGAATCAACTTTAGATGTTCCTTTacactttttaattaaaacaccttaaaaatgaactgcaaaggggaaaaaaaagtttttggcCATTTTGTTATTTATGACATGAAGGCTAGAAAGCTGTCACTGAGACTGGCGGTTTTTTGCTTTaggaatataaaaaaaaccttataaTTCTTGTTTTCTCTAAAAAACTCTGGATATGGATTGGGACTTTGTAGCCCTTAGTTGAAAGATGATGGCGTTCAATCTTTAATTGAAAAAATCTTTTCTCCCAAGTGTCTGAGTTAGATAGGAGTTATATATATCtcttatgtatatatttttttaaactgtcaatAAAAGAAGCCAATCTTCCTCAGTTGCTTTTCTGATTACATAAATTTACTAATTTTCAGGAGAGGCAAAGTAGACAAAATCTTAATTTCTGAAGTGTAAATCTAGCAATAGAAgaacttctgaaaaaaatctgcagcaagggagatttaggtcagatgttaggaaaaactttctaactataagggtagttaaggtctggaataggcttccaaagtaggctgtggaatccccatcactggaggtttttaagaacatgttgaaCAAACACgtatcagagatggtctagggttacttggtcctacctcagctcagggggctggactcgaCCTGttgagttcccttccagccctacatttctaggattctattcaTGCCTTCTTTATAAGTCATAAAGCAGcacttattttctttcctttgcaaGTCATTAAACCACCAACCAAGACATTTTgatgagttaaaaaaaaagtttagtttttgttttttctgcaaCAATAATACTGACTTCTTGAACAGTTCTATATTATTTTGGTTGCAGTACCCTATTTTGcatattttctttaacaaattgtaCAATTTATGCAAGGCCaagcaagttaaaaataaatctttagctgaatttgttagtctttgtttgcagtattgttgtttATCGTTTTGTCATACCCTATATCATTTATTACAATTAAAACGAACCAATTCAGATAAGCCATGCTCTATTGTTACACCCAGGTTTCACAAAGCTCCCTTTCCACATTACAAATTACCTGCTTATAACTGCAAGGATGTTTTCTGGACCACCAACCATGCCCACACGTCACCTTGCAAAGCAGATATAACAATATGTATGGCCAAATATAAGATTCCTCACTACAAACTAGGTTATATAATGTGTTtatctatttattagcaacaaAACAATCTTAATATTTAACAGGGACTTTGGGGACTTCCTTGTTTATCTTGATTATATTTGGTTGGGGAAATTGTGACACTTCATCCTTGTTCTGTACCCAAATATCAGGAACATTTCAAGAAGTGAAATAACAGGATATTTAGTAAGCCAAAAACTGTTCTGCATTCCTTTCCCCAAAAAGGGTTATTCAAAGATCTAATGAACCAAACTAAACTAGGCCTATATCCAAACTGATTATGCACTTGCTTATATAGATTACTAACTActgttatatatattatatagacCTGATTCATTAAATACACTTAGGCCCTTACCATTTTATAAGAGGTAAGTTCATCTGACTCTCTCATCTCCTTACATTAACAATCACTTCCCAACATGGTTAATGCAGTTCTATTCTGGACCACAGAAGGAACTTAACCCTTGGGTTTTAACCATGAATCATGCTGAAGCCACAGACACCCCATCATCATTGAATTTGTCCTACAAATAGAATCAAAACTTAGTATTCTCTTTAAAACAATACAGCCTTTGATTTTCCTAACTGTTTGCTTAGATTTATGGCATAATAAAGATGTGGACATTATCTTCTAGCCAATTTAGAAGGAAATACAGATTAGTGTTATTTCTCCTGTGCAATGtactgtgtctagcaaaaagaacaagaacaATGGTTGACTCTTCCCCCGCTAGATTATTAAGATTGTAAGTAACTCTTGTTGGACTTGCATCATACTTTTGTTCAATACTGCACTACATGTTAAGAAGTTCTCTTTAAAATATAAACggcaaagaagaaaacaagcagcagcagcattgcgTTATCTTCCAGACAGAATCTTCCCACGTTTATTTTAAATTCCACTTAACTCACCTGACTGCACACAAGATAGTTTGTGTCCCAATTTCCAATCGACAGTCTGATGATCTTTACTACAGTAATGGGCCCTGTGACATTTGGAACAGGTCTTTGGCCCTAAACAGCCACAGACTCTGCATAGATGAGCTCCACATTGAAGCTGCAGGCTCACAGGGGGATGCCCTTCCGGAGGGGGCGTTTCAGGTGGCGGATCATAGGAATAGGTGTCATTCTTCCTAGGAAGCTGGTTCCTAAAAACTTAAAAGAAACACAGGAGTGAAAGGACCAAATGCCATTTGTCCAAAGagcagcagcatggggcactTCCCAACAGCCTGCCAGTGAtggtttgggtttttattttttgcacctAGGAAACCTAACCACGGgccaggagccccccccccggtgttaggcgctgtacaaaggCAGCAGAGACGTTGCCCCGGAAAGTTTACACATCACTGGGAGGCGGAGGGGGGGGAGTCCACCTGTGGAGGGAGACGTAGGGCGGGAAGGAGGCGCCCCGCGTGGAGGGAAGGTGGGTGCCGCGCGGagcgggaggggcagggcccccctgACAGGTCTCAGCCCGGGGGGCGCGGAGCGGGACGGGGGCGGGCCCCTCACCTCGCAGCGGGCCCTGGGCCCCGGGCCGGTAGCAGGCGGGCCCGCGGCAGCAGAACACGAAGAGGCCGCGGTGGAAGGCGTCGGGGCGGCCGGGGAGCGGCGCGTAGAGCTGCAGCAGGAAGGCGCAGGGCCGCCCGCACCGCCCGCAGCGCAGCTCGGCGGGGCCCGGCAGCCCGGACTCGCCCAGCCACGCCGGCCGCCCCCCCACCTTGCTGGGGAACTGGGCGCTGCGCAGGCGCCAGGGGGCCGCCTCCTCCGCGAACCCCAGCTCCACGCGCGAGCCCATCCCCGCGGCACAACACGCGGGCACCGGAAGTGGACAGTGCCACAAGTCGTCCGACCGGCTCCCATGCCGGAAGTGCGCGCTGCCGAAACGCCCCCCCCATACCGGAAGTGCGAGCTGTTGCAATGAGCCCGGACCCCTGTCAAGCTCCGGAATCGCGGGCCGCGGCGGACTTGCTCCGTCGTGTCCAGCTGGCCGAGGGAGGCTCGGGGGGAAGCTCGTGTTGTTTCTTTGCTCCAGTGTCAGACCCGACCGCAGAGCCGCCTCTGCCCCTTCTAGTGCCAGGGCCGGGGCCCTGCCCATACTCCAGCCCATGCAAACCATCATCAAACCGAGCCGTgccccaggaaggaggggggaggggtggtggctGTTGCCACCAGGCCCAGCGCCTGGCAGGGGAGGGCTGATTTGAGGGAGACTTGAAGAAAAAGGTTTAGAACCCCTGTTcctatagttttcagagtagcagccgtgttagtctgtattcgcaaaaagaaaaggaggactcgtggcaccttagagactaaccaatttatctgagcataagcttagtGAGCTgcagttcacgaaagcttatgctcagataaactggttagtctctaaggtgccacaagtactccttttcttgttcctaTAGTAACTTCCATGTACACATCCTACCCCTTTTACACATTAGTTACCTGCTACATACGTGGGTGTTTATGCGGTTAGTTTTACATTTACCGTGTTCTTCATTTAAAAACCCACCTCTTAAACTACAGGCTCAACTCCCCCCAGTGACATGCAGTTAACTCAAGGCTAGCAGTCAGCTGATGATGCACAACACCTGTAGCAGAGGAAATTTTAGATACAAATATATAGTAAAgctcactacacacacacacacacacacacacacactcaaaagttaggaaatgcagaattaaggtGGCTAGTGCCCCCCTAATTTGAGTGTTTGTGCAGTATTAATGTTCTGAGGTGGGGGTAGGTGTAATttcctaggattttaaaaaaatatatttgatcaTCCATCATATTGTCACCCCAAATGGTCATCAGCTGGGTTGGAACCCACTGAGCTAATGGAGTGTTATCATACCCTCTGTGGACCTAGAGAGGGATGCAACGTTTTAGCAGTGAGTTGCACAGATGTTTACTGACAGAAGAATGGTCAGACTCAGGATCTTGGTTACATTCCAGGTTttttgtcccaatctactcccctACTCCTGGTCCACCTCTTGTCCCGTCTGAATTCAAATAAGGTGCCTtcctcctttacactgccaggCCCAGTAAGGAGAAGAAATCTCCATCCTTTCCAATCTGGTGCCTAGACCCAGAACCAATGTggcccagagcagcccagaactAAAACTGCAGAGAAAGTTCTGCTTAGCTCTGGCTGCAGCATGCACAGAATGTTTGGGGAACTTAGCTAAGAAACTGTAGCAAGTCTGTATTGAGCATGTAtgaactctcccccccccccccccaaaagcttaAAACTAAGCAAAATTTAGGCAGATTTTCATGGGACAGTAAGACACATCCCTGATACAAATACCACCTTCACAGGTGGTGGTAGTATCAGAATATACATATCTATTTATACAGTATACACACAGATCACACGGTAGTTGAGAAGAGCAGTAACACTGACAAAATGCGTTTATAAAGCCTTATTCACAAAGAAACAAGAAGGCATTGCACAATAACTATTGACGTCAATATTTTAACAATTGAAAACAGCACAAACTGCTTTAAACTCAGTTTTAAATGCTAAGGCAGATTTTGTGCAGAAGCTAAATACTTGGTAGTTCCAGCTgcacataaaataaatacaaaacaagtGATAAGATAGAAGCAGAATTTTGGCAGTTACAGGACATTTATTCTATGAAAGAAGACCACAATGGCAATATCATAGATATGACAACCAGCAACATTTTTGTCTAAATATTATGTTTAATGTTAAGTCTTTAGTTCTCAGTTACAGTTTCACATTGATGAAATAACctatttgaaacaaaacatttccttgTAACAAAACTACAAAAGTATTTAAAGTAGATGTTTCTgtgcatttttttccttaaatatgTATCCAAAAAGATGTTTACATttagtttaaaaaggaacacagTAAACATCAGTACTGACGAAGTTCAGTACTGGTAATGAAAATATTCCAACTGAACAACCTTTGCCCGCCATCTAGTATAATACATATGAAAATTCCCAAATGGAAAAGGCAAGGTTTATACTTCTCTATCTATCCATACTCCAGTTGAGTACTTGTCAGTGTTCCTTGCGGATTATAGTGCACACGGTCAAGTAATTCAAAGCCTTTTGATTAATATTAAAGTCTTGAGGTCACAAGTTTCCTTATGGGTATCTGAGAATCTAAGGATGAAAGAAAAGCACATACATTGATTAGAAGACTACCTTCAATGCCAAGCTGGAGTTAATCATGCAagcaagaacattttaaaaaaagcttattttTCATTCAGCTCTCACATTGGTATCGCATTACAACATATGCAGTAAAAAAACTAGACATAAtgtgactttcaatgggaattaggtatcTAAACTGTTCTTTGTGACTTTGAAATTCTCCCCATAAATACATGTTTAACTAGTATACCAATAAGAAATACACTTACCAAACATTTCTGCTGTTTTACTGAGTGCCTCTTTGTTTACAGTGTAAGTAAATCCATTGGTCCTaaatatggagaaaaaaaaacacagtaatagGCTGTTATTCTTTTGGGATGGAAAAATGAATATTTAAGAAAAGGATACTACTTCAAGTTATTTGGAGcaaataatattttcattattcttCCTCCATCAATTTTACCCACATAATCAGCTTTGAAAGATCTGCTGACACATCACAGATGCTCTTTGAAAAAGCCATACTACAGAGGGATAGGTATGCTTctagaacatttattttttcacttcCCCTGTTTTATTATATGAGTTTTAACTACCCATCTGAAATCAAGTTAGATCCTGAGCTAGTGTAAATCATCATGgcaccattgacttccatggagctacaccaatttacctCAGCTGAGGATGCGCCTCATAAAAGTTTTTTTCTGTATCACAGCTAGGTGCTGCAGAAAGGATGATACCACAATAGCAACAGTACCTCGCACTGACAtattcaaagtgctctacaagtCTTAActaattcatcctcacaacaccccagtgatgtaggaaagcatccctattttACACTAGCGTCCCCACCAGAAGTAGTCTGTTGGCAGTCTTGATTGAAATCTGAGTGTTTGAGCTAGAAGGTCACGCAATCAAAGAACTAAGATAGTACACAACTAAGATCACAGAACAAAGACCGAATATTCACAATAAATTGGATACATCATTTGGTCAACTGTGACTAGTATGTAAGTTTGTAAAAATGTGTCTATTAACAGACtattcataaaagggaaaaggGCTAAATTTGCCAGGTAATTTGCTCACTACAAACTGTTTGCCCCACTAACTAATACCATAGGAAGATCCATAATATATTATGGAATTTATAAAATATGAACACatttgtgtgtatacacacaataCTTTTATAGCATTAGTTGGTCTCATATTTTATCAGTTAACCCAAGTATTTATTCACAATTAGAAATGTTAGTGTAGCTTCAATTCATTTAACTTGCAATGCTAAAGCAAAAGTCAACACAATGGTACAGTCAGAATGAGCCGTTTACTATATTGCCTGTAACAGTCATTTGTGTCTCCGTTTTAAtaaaaaggagattaaaaaaacctaGCTATTTTTAAGTGTGTTACAAACAGTCCATGCAAACTGAGCAGAATCCTGTTTATCTACAGATCTTGGGAGGGAACACCTCATACCTCAAGATAAAAAAGAAATGGGGTCCAGAGATTTAAAAGCCAGCTAGTGAACTCTGTAAATTCTGTATTTCAGATCGCATAATCCTAGTATAGAATGAAGAGATGCCATATTTGGGGAACTGGTGCATACAAAGAAGGTGCCAACTTTGTGACTCAGTATGACACTGGGGGGTATATAATCAAACTGTAGTTGGCTCAAGTTCAGAAAAATCAGGGTTGTAATATATTGTTTAGTATTTTATAGGTCAACCATTAAGATATCAGATAAAAGAGCCCCATGGTTCTGTATGTGAATTATGGTATACTAACAGAAGTATCTCTAAAGTACAACCACTCATTGCAATTCATAAGTACGTTAGATCTCATCCTTGGATCTAGTTAGACTCATAATGACAACACATTGTCTGCATTTACCTCCAACTTTTGTGTCCAGACCTCAGCAAAATTTTTTTACTAATAATATTCTTGCAAACCCGAGGGCCTCTTATATTACTTACGTTTTCATCTTCTTCACTACATCTAGGCGCACAAAAGCTGCCAAGGCATTTTTCTGCAAGTCAGAAGACAAAACTTCATAACATGGAGTGCTTCCTACAGAGAAAGCATAGGGGGCAATTAAAAGTCCATTAATTATTCATCAAACTATTACACGTGTAAGGAATCACAGCACCAACATCATCATACAAAGCAAACATACCTGTCTCAAGAAGCTGAAAAGCAAAGTTACGGATTCCAAGTATAAACTGCTTCTCGGTAAAGGcctctttcatttcttttgaaaGATATCTGCCGATTatctaaaaaataaaagtttttaaaaaagtgtttgagCTTTTCCTCTTATTCTGTAACTTGAATTGGTCTTTAattacaaacaaatatttttaaaggaataacaTATCCTAATAATAATCAATTTGGAAGACACATTTTTAGTAGGCTAACAAATATAACATTATGCAAAGCATTAGAAAATTTTAATATTGTTTGGGTAATCATATCAAGAATCTTAGTATTTAAAACAATACTGACCGAATAATAAATCATATTAGAAACTGGTTTATGGTCCTTGTCTTTGAAAAAGTTGCCTTGCTGTCAAAAGTGACATTCCTTTTTAGCAacacccatttcacagatggggaaagtgagatcCAGAAGTGAAGTAACCTGTCCTAGGTCAACAGTGAGCCAGTGGAAGAGCCAGCAATAGaccaacaagcatgtggacaaggggaatccagtggacatagtgtatttagattttcagaaagcctttgacaaggtccctcaccaaaggctcttaagcaaagtaagcagtcatgggataagagggaaggttctcccatggattggtaactgattgaaagataggaaacaatggtcagttttcagaatggagagaggtaaatagcggtgtccctaaggggtctgtactgggcccagtcctatttaacataatcataaatgatgtggaaaatggggtaaacagtgaggtggcaaaatttgcagatgatacaaaact
Protein-coding regions in this window:
- the PDCD2 gene encoding programmed cell death protein 2 isoform X1, with translation MGGAFRQRALPAWEPVGRLVALSTSGARVLCRGDGLARGAGVRGGGGPLAPAQRPVPQQGGGAAGVAGRVRAAGPRRAALRAVRAALRLPAAALRAAPRPPRRLPPRPLRVLLPRARLLPARGPGPAARNQLPRKNDTYSYDPPPETPPPEGHPPVSLQLQCGAHLCRVCGCLGPKTCSKCHRAHYCSKDHQTVDWKLGHKLSCVQSAQLDTAIPDHKFLFPEYEIVIEPEEMETPGDSQTDADTQKDLEKHEELEAAGSASEGFESLDEEVLEAMAKHETREDKIFQKFKNRIAAEPEQILRYCRGGEGPVWISGENIPQMKDIPNCSCGAQRMFEFQVMPQLLNHLKADSLGESIDWGTLVVYTCAENCNQANGYMEEFIWKQDIPTDSS
- the PDCD2 gene encoding programmed cell death protein 2 isoform X2, with amino-acid sequence MGGAFRQRALPAWEPVGRLVALSTSGARVLCRGDGLARGAGVRGGGGPLAPAQRPVPQQGGGAAGVAGRVRAAGPRRAALRAVRAALRLPAAALRAAPRPPRRLPPRPLRVLLPRARLLPARGPGPAARNQLPRKNDTYSYDPPPETPPPEGHPPVSLQLQCGAHLCRVCGCLGPKTCSKCHRAHYCSKDHQTVDWKLGHKLSCVQSAQLDTAIPDHKFLFPEYEIVIEPEEMETPGDSQTDADTQKDLEKHEELEAAGSASFESLDEEVLEAMAKHETREDKIFQKFKNRIAAEPEQILRYCRGGEGPVWISGENIPQMKDIPNCSCGAQRMFEFQVMPQLLNHLKADSLGESIDWGTLVVYTCAENCNQANGYMEEFIWKQDIPTDSS
- the PDCD2 gene encoding programmed cell death protein 2 isoform X3, with translation MGSRVELGFAEEAAPWRLRSAQFPSKVGGRPAWLGESGLPGPAELRCGRCGRPCAFLLQLYAPLPGRPDAFHRGLFVFCCRGPACYRPGAQGPLRVFRNQLPRKNDTYSYDPPPETPPPEGHPPVSLQLQCGAHLCRVCGCLGPKTCSKCHRAHYCSKDHQTVDWKLGHKLSCVQSAQLDTAIPDHKFLFPEYEIVIEPEEMETPGDSQTDADTQKDLEKHEELEAAGSASEGFESLDEEVLEAMAKHETREDKIFQKFKNRIAAEPEQILRYCRGGEGPVWISGENIPQMKDIPNCSCGAQRMFEFQVMPQLLNHLKADSLGESIDWGTLVVYTCAENCNQANGYMEEFIWKQDIPTDSS